In the genome of Raphanus sativus cultivar WK10039 chromosome 4, ASM80110v3, whole genome shotgun sequence, one region contains:
- the LOC108852031 gene encoding uncharacterized protein LOC108852031, producing MAMIMNKPVNYFMVDAFTESVFRGNPAAVCILEEDHERDDAWLQSLAAEFNVSETCFVSPITGHDGRFRLRWFTPSLEMDLCGHGTLASAYSLFSNGLVDSDKVEFVTQSGILTAKRVPDTSVKGGSFLVEMNFPVIPTCELYNASDIKSMFSKALNGATIVDVRGTTKSTTDKFISEKIVVELPSWEAVTELKPNMDEISKCPGKLIIVTAAAPEGSVYDFCSRFFSPRLGVDEDPVCGSAHCPLAHYWSLKMNKCDFVAYSASRRSGSLKVRYDKEKQRVFLTGKAVTVMKGSIQA from the exons atgGCTATGATCATGAATAAGCCTGTGAACTACTTTATG GTTGATGCATTCACTGAGTCAGTTTTCAGAGGGAACCCAGCAGCAGTCTGCATTCTTGAAGAGGACCATGAGAGAGACGACGCATGGCTTCAGTCTCTTGCCGCAGAGTTTAACGTTTCTGAAACTTGTTTTGTGTCTCCCATTACTGGTCACGATGGTCGCTTCCGTCTCCGGTGGTTTACCCCTTCTCTCGAG ATGGATCTCTGTGGTCATGGAACTTTGGCATCTGCTTATAGCCTCTTCTCAAACGGTTTGGTCGATTCAGACAAGGTCGAGTTTGTAACACAATCAGGTATTCTTACAGCCAAGCGAGTTCCAGATACATCAGTAAAAGGAGGATCGTTCTTGGTCGAAATGAACTTCCCTGTGATTCCAACTTGTGAGTTATACAACGCAAGTGACATCAAGTCCATGTTTTCCAAAGCCTTGAACGGAGCTACCATTGTTGATGTCCGAGGAACCACGAAGTCCACAACTGATAAATTTATCTCCGAAAAGATCGTT GTTGAGCTTCCATCTTGGGAAGCTGTCACTGAACTAAAGCCAAACAtggatgaaatttcaaaatgtCCAGGAAAATTGATCATTGTTACAGCTGCTGCTCCTGAAGGATCTGTGTATGATTTTTGCAGTCGTTTCTTTTCCCCCAGATTAGGAGTGGATGAG GACCCTGTATGTGGAAGTGCACATTGTCCATTAGCACATTACTGGAGCCTCAAGATGAACAAGTGTGATTTCGTCGCTTACTCG GCTTCACGTAGGAGTGGATCACTGAAGGTTCGTTACGATAAGGAGAAGCAGAGAGTTTTTCTCACTGGAAAAGCTGTGACCGTGATGAAAGGCTCTATTCAAGCGTAA
- the LOC108855029 gene encoding uncharacterized protein LOC108855029 translates to MSSVCGGELDFKDADFEISASSPPTRCSSDGSKHSSHHAGSDDSQESDGDETGYINQTGGDESALESLPLKSSDDEDKDENLTTTTPVVLIPAVKGSREKHGLSLKKSSVSWADDVYDPPPSIASHTRHKKQPQKSKSKDSHKKTGKKGQKNKDSSSSRSGKNKKQASRKLSYEKFDWVTQMPIVAASS, encoded by the exons ATGAGCTCTGTTTGTGGTGGTGAGTTGGATTTTAAAGATGCTGACTTTGAGATCTCGGCTTCGAGTCCTCCCACGCGATGCTCCTCTGATGGCTCGAAGCATTCCTCGCATCATGCTGGATCTGATGATTCTCAGGAGTCTGATGGAGATGAAACTGGTTATATAAACCAAACCGGGGGTGATGAATCAGCCTTGGAGTCTTTACCTCTCAAGTCTTCAGATGATGAAGACAAGGATGAGAACCTTACTACTACT ACACCAGTTGTTCTCATCCCTGCCGTAAAAGGCAGCCGGGAGAAGCATGGCTTGTCACTGAAGAAGTCGAGTGTTTCATGGGCGGACGACGTGTATGATCCTCCTCCCTCCATAGCCTCGCACACAAGACACAAGAAGCAGCCGCAGAAATCCAAAAGCAAAGACAGCCACAAGAAGACCGGGAAGAAAGGGCAGAAGAACAAAGACAGCTCTTCTTCTCGTAGTGGCAAGAACAAGAAGCAAGCTTCTCGCAAACTCAGTTACGAAAAATTTGATTGGGTTACTCAGATGCCTATAGTTGCAGCATCTTCTTAA
- the LOC130511352 gene encoding eukaryotic translation initiation factor 3 subunit B-like, producing MEAHGKVTELFTLHNKQANALFWSPRGKLIVLAGLKACFGGKLEFFDVERKQTIRVQQHLKANNVVWDPSGRYVATAFTIPQEEFDESYGQVGDPLERFHVWSSSGDFLYYHQCDYPLIQMDWRPYRGGIIDDDLVQKRKKFLVETAESWF from the coding sequence ATGGAGGCACATGGAAAGGTCACGGAGCTGTTTACTCTGCACAACAAGCAAGCCAATGCCCTCTTTTGGTCGCCGAGAGGCAAGCTCATAGTTCTCGCTGGACTGAAAGCTTGCTTCGGTGGAAAGCTTGAGTTTTTCGACGTAGAGCGCAAGCAAACTATTAGAGTGCAGCAACACTTGAAGGCTAACAATGTTGTTTGGGATCCGAGTGGAAGATACGTTGCAACGGCTTTTACCATACCACAGGAGGAGTTCGATGAAAGTTACGGTCAAGTGGGTGACCCTCTTGAGAGGTTTCATGTGTGGTCTTCCAGTGGTGATTTTCTTTATTATCACCAGTGTGACTATCCTTTAATACAGATGGATTGGCGCCCCTACAGAGGAGGAATCATAGATGATGACTTAGTGCAGAAAAGGAAGAAGTTCCTTGTGGAGACTGCGGAATCATGGTTCTGA
- the LOC108855028 gene encoding arginine biosynthesis bifunctional protein ArgJ, chloroplastic — protein sequence MNSCYHTHFSSSSLKLPHFFSPKSFMASPRRGELRVFAVATTTDISAAPIYLPQGSWKQVAGGVTAAKGFKAAGMYAGLRASGKKPDLALVTCDVDAVAAGVFTMNVVAAAPVVYCKKVLETSKTARAVLINAGQANAATGDAGYQDMLDCVGSLATLLKVNPEEVLIESTGVIGHRIKKKELIEALPTLVNSMSDSVEQADSAAIAITTTDLVSKSVAVESQVGGTTVRVGGMAKGSGMIHPNMATMLGVITTDALVESDIWRKMVKVAVNRSFNQITVDGDTSTNDTVIALASGLSGSPFISSLNCKEATQLQACLDAVMQGLAKSIAWDGEGATCLIEVTVRGTETEAEAAKIARSVASSSLVKAAVYGRDPNWGRIAAAAGYAGVPFQMDKLRISLGEFSLMESGQPLPFDRDGASDYLKKAGEVHGTVTMDLTVGEGAANGKAWGCDLSYDYVKINAEYTS from the exons atgaattcATGTTACCACACTCACTTCTCCTCCTCATCCCTCAAGCTTCCCCATTTCTTCTCCCCAAAG AGCTTTATGGCGTCTCCGCGGAGAGGAGAACTAAGAGTATTCGCAGTGGCAACCACCACTGACATATCAGCAGCTCCAATCTATTTACCCCAAGGCTCGTGGAAACAG gTAGCTGGTGGAGTCACAGCTGCTAAAGGGTTCAAAGCTGCTGGTATGTACGCTGGGTTACGAGCTTCAGGGAAGAAGCCTGATCTCGCTCTTGTCACCTGTGATGTCGACGCTGTAGCTGCAGGAGTGTTCACAATGAATGTGGTCGCTGCTGCTCCTGTTGTTTACTGCAAGAAGGTTCTCGAGACTTCCAAAACG GCGCGTGCAGTGTTGATTAATGCTGGTCAAGCCAATGCAGCTACG ggtgATGCTGGTTACCAAGATATGTTAGATTGTGTTGGTTCACTTGCCACG CTACTTAAAGTGAATCCAGAGGAAGTACTTATTGAGTCAACTGGGGTTATTGGTCACAGGATTAAAAAG AAAGAGCTTATCGAAGCACTTCCAACACTAGTCAACTCCATGTCAGACTCTGTTGAACA ggCAGATTCTGCTGCTATAGCAATCACGACAACAGATCTTGTAAGCAAGAGCGTCGCAGTTGAATCACAGGTTGGAGGAACCACAGTTCGAGTTGGAGGTATGGCTAAAGGCTCCGGGATGATCCATCCAAACATGGCAACTATGCTAGGT GTCATCACAACGGACGCTCTTGTCGAGAGTGATATCTGGAGAAAAATGGTAAAGGTTGCAGTAAACCGAAGTTTCAACCAAATCACT GTAGATGGGGACACGAGTACTAACGACACGGTCATTGCTTTGGCGAGCGGACTATCTGGATCACCTTTTATATCTTCTTTGAACTGTAAGGAAGCTACACAGCTTCAAGCATGCCTTGATGCGGTGATGCAAGGACTTGCTAAATCAATAGCTTGGGATGGCGAAGGCGCAACATGTCTCATTGAG GTAACGGTACGAGGAACAGAAACTGAAGCTGAAGCAGCGAAGATTGCACGCTCGGTGGCTTCCTCTTCACTTGTCAAA GCAGCTGTGTATGGGAGAGATCCGAACTGGGGACGCATAGCTGCAGCTGCTGGCTACGCCGGGGTTCCTTTCCAGATGGATAAGCTTAGGATCTCACTTGGAGAGTTCTCGCTCATGGAGAGTGGTCAACCTCTTCCTTTTGACAG GGATGGAGCCAGTGACTACCTCAAGAAAGCTGGCGAGGTTCATGGAACTGTTACAATGGATTTAACAGTAGGTGAAGGTGCAGCCAACGGAAAGGCGTGGGGGTGTGATCTTAGCTATGACTATGTCAAGATCAATGCTGAGTATACCTCCTGA
- the LOC108854977 gene encoding uncharacterized protein LOC108854977, which translates to MGGEEEEGAVSLEIPTEESVPERLELKRERLRNEGEESPSKKQAKEPSNDDIVSEISNPVSSSPVENTSRFRGVVVVSTHPVKSGSGDSPVVECNEEFGSEETVSDEEERSGNVVAGSPPPTTTTKAEQFVLEIPKHLSSTGVTRITFKLSKQKDVPVVVKDHHAWDDDDEKLLLLPKKKKKVVASSSSGGGFPSNVKKLLATGMLDGAPVKYISLPRVRELQGVIHSGGYLCGCTNCNFSKQRVLSAYEFEQHAGAKTKHPNNHIFLENGRAVYSIVQELKTAPQGVVEEVIRNVAGSALCEEGFQAWKASFQQSNSISDRNRIMEQSPVSYNCQSHDESQSLTPCSLESHYYREKTYETDALYEPKRIAKKKLSSHVSGTGCHKKVTEGSNKKRDNDLHRLVFMPNGLPDGTELAYYVKTQKLLAGYKQGNGIVCSCCNKEISPSQFEAHAGMAGRRQPYRHIFISSGLSLHDIALSLANGQVITTGDSDDMCSICGDGGDLLLCAGCPQAFHTACLKFQSMPEGTWYCSSCSDGSVSSKKATATGPSGNSKSILIRLSRVVKAPESEIGGCVFCRSHDFSIGVFDERTVILCDQCEKEYHVGCLRENGLCDLKEIPQEKWFCCNGCSRIHTAVQSSVSCGPQLIPGPLSDMIRRKDREKGIITEDGDTVEWRILSGKSRYPEHLPLLSRAAVIFRECFDPIVAKSGRDLIPVMVYGRNISGQEFGGMYCLVLIVNSLVVSAALLRIFGQQVAELPMVATSREYQGRGYFQGLFACVENLLSSLNVENLVLPAAEEAESIWTNKFGFTKMTEQQLQNYQKEVQLTVFKGTSMLEKKVPKSLSESTTLQ; encoded by the exons AtgggaggagaagaagaagaaggagccGTTTCTCTCGAGATCCCAACGGAAGAATCCGTGCCGGAGAGGCTCGAGCTTAAGAGGGAGCGTCTCCGTAACGAAGGAGAAGAGTCTCCCAGCAAGAAACAAGCCAAGGAGCCTTCCAACGACGACATCGTCTCCGAGATTTCGAACCCCGTCTCATCCTCCCCCGTGGAAAACACCTCCCGGTTCCGCGGCGTCGTCGTCGTCTCAACCCATCCGGTTAAATCCGGTTCGGGTGATTCTCCCGTCGTCGAGTGCAATGAGGAGTTCGGGTCGGAAGAGACTGTGAGCGACGAAGAAGAACGGAGCGGGAACGTGGTAGCCGGTAGTCCTCCtccgacgacgacgacgaaggCGGAGCAGTTTGTGTTGGAGATTCCGAAGCATCTTAGCTCCACGGGAGTCACGAGGATCACGTTTAAGCTGAGTAAACAGAAGGATGTGCCCGTGGTGGTTAAGGATCATCATGCatgggatgatgatgatgagaagttgttgttgttgccgaagaagaagaagaaggttgttgcttcttcttctagCGGCGGCGGCTTCCCATCTAATGTGAAGAAGCTTTTGGCGACGGGTATGCTCGACGGCGCTCCGGTGAAGTATATTTCACTCCCACGAGTG AGAGAGCTTCAGGGGGTAATCCATTCCGGTGGGTATTTGTGTGGCTGTACCAATTGCAATTTCTCGAaa CAAAGGGTTCTAAGTGCGTACGAGTTTGAGCAGCACGCTGGTGCGAAAACTAAGCATCCTAATAATCATATATTTCTGGAGAATGGAAGGGCGGTGTATAGCATAGTTCAAGAACTGAAGACTGCTCCCCAAGGTGTTGTCGAGGAAGTGATAAGGAATGTAGCTGGTTCTGCTCTGTGTGAGGAGGGCTTTCAAGCTTGGAAAG CAAGTTTCCAACAGAGTAATAGTATTTCTGACAGGAACCGTATCATGGAACAGTCCCCTGTCAG TTATAATTGTCAATCTCATGATGAAAGTCAGAGCCTTACTCCTTGCTCTCTGGAAAGCCATTATTATCGAGAGAAAACATACGAAACAGACGCATTATACGAGCCGAAGCGGATAGCAAAGAAGAA GCTTTCTTCTCATGTATCTGGTACGGGTTGCCATAAGAAAGTTACTGAAGGAAGCAATAAAAAAAG GGACAATGATTTACATCGGTTGGTGTTTATGCCCAATGGGTTACCGGACGGAACTGAATTGGCCTACTATGTTAAAACGCAG AAACTACTAGCGGGTTACAAGCAAGGAAATGGTATAGTATGTAGCTGCTGCAATAAAGAG ATTAGTCCTTCGCAATTCGAAGCACATGCTGGGATGGCTGGTAGACGACAACC GTATCGTCATATCTTTATCTCTTCCGGATTGTCTTTGCATGACATAGCATTATCATTGGCAAATGGACAAGTCATCACAACCGGTGACAGTGATGACATGTGTTCTATATGTGGGGATGGTGGAGATTTGCTGCTTTGTGCTGGATGCCCTCAAGCATTCCATACAG CTTGTTTAAAATTCCAGTCTATGCCTGAAGGTACATGGTACTGTTCGAGCTGCAGTGATGGATCTGTATCTAGTAAGAAGGCTACTGCCACTGGTCCTTCTGGCAACTCTAAGTCTATCCTTATAAGACTGTCGAGAGTCGTTAAAGCTCCAGAAAGCGAAATTGGAGGCTGCGTGTTCTGCAG ATCCCATGATTTTAGCATCGGAGTATTTGATGAACGGACTGTTATTCTATGTGACCAG TGTGAGAAAGAGTACCATGTTGGTTGTCTGAGAGAGAATGGGCTCTGTGATTTAAAA GAAATCCCGCAAGAGAAATGGTTCTGCTGTAACGGCTGCAGCAGGATTCACACGGCAGTTCAGAGTTCTGTTTCATGCGGGCCACAATTGATTCCTGGACCTCTGTCAGACATGATACGCAGAAAAGACAGAGAAAAAGGAATAATTACGGAGGATGGGGATACAGTCGAATGGAGGATACTAAGTGGAAAAAGTCGATACCCAGAGCATCTGCCCTTGCTTTCACGAGCGGCTGTTATCTTCAGG GAATGTTTTGATCCCATTGTTGCAAAGTCTGGTCGTGATCTCATTCCTGTCATGGTGTATGG GAGAAATATATCAGGTCAGGAGTTCGGAGGAATGTACTGTTTGGTCCTGATTGTAAA TTCTCTTGTTGTTTCTGCTGCGCTGCTGAGAATATTTGGTCAGCAAGTTGCTGAACTTCCTATGGTAGCCACAAGCAGAGAGTACCAAGGAAGG GGATACTTCCAAGGGCTGTTTGCTTGTGTGGAgaatcttctttcttctctaaATGTTGAGAACCTGGTCCTCCCAGCAGCTGAAGAAGCCGAGTCAATATGGACGAATAAGTTTGGGTTTACAAAGATGACTGAGCAGCAA TTGCAGAATTACCAAAAGGAAGTACAGCTTACAGTCTTTAAAGGAACCTCAATGCTGGAGAAGAAAGTACCAAAGAGTTTATCAGAATCAACAACTCTGCAGTGA